The genomic region ACGATTGCGCTCGCCCTGATACCCGGGCTCTTAGCTGCCGTCATGACCTATGTATACGTCAACAACGCGGCAAAGCCCAAACCTGTGGAGGTCAAGAACGTCCCGGTGGTGGCCGCCAAAGCGACCATACCGCCGCGCACCAAGATCACGCCGGACATGATCTATGTGAGGGAGATGCCGGAGAGCGCCATCCACGCGAGGACGGCGCGCGCGGCGGAACAAGTGGTGGGCCTCTTTACCAAGTACGAGATACTCGAGGGCGAGCCCATTATCATGGACAGGCTGTTCGGCCAGAATGAGCCCGTGGGCCTCGCGTCCTCAGTCCCGCGGGACAAGCGCGCTGTGACCATTCCGGTGAACGAGGTGGTGGGCGTGGCGGGGTTCGTGAAGCCCGGGGACCGTGTGGACGTCGTGGCCACGGTTGACGGAACGGATGAGACCGGGGACATGGCTTTCACAGTGCTCCAAGACGTGGAAGTCCTCGCCGTGGCGCAGGACACCGAGGATACAAGCCAGGGCAAGGCCAAGGTGTCGACCAGTGTCACCCTGGCAGTGACCCCCTCTGAAGCAGAGAAGCTCGCCCTCGCCGAGGACATGGGCCAACTGCGTCTGGCGCTCCGACCGGTGGTTGCCTCAACGACGAAGAGCTCCGGCATAGTCGCCCGGGATCTCCTCAAAGAGGTTAAAGGTTGGTCGCCTCCCAAATCGGCAAGCGAGAGCACCCCGCGGTCCGGTGCACCTGTGGTCTCCCCTGGGGATACATCCCAGGGACCCGCCGTGACCATAACGCGCCAGGCTCCCCCAACCCCTGTGGCGCACGGGCCGTCATCGCTTCCTTCTCAGCTTGCCGAGAAGCCGATTTCCGAGCCTGAGGTGGTGGAGGTAATCAAGGGAACGCAGAGGACCTTCGTCACCCTGAGTGACGGCGGGGAGGCGACCAAACAATGATTGGAACCCATCTGTCTCTTGGCACAAGGAGGAATAGACTTCTCGCCCTGGCGCTCATCGTCCTGGCTTCTGCCACGCTCGCCGTCGCGGCGTCCCCTGTGGCGGCGAGCGCGGCACCGGCAACACCGGGCGGGCTCGAGACCCAGACCCAGCCGGCGCAGCAGTCAGGACAAGCGCAGCAGGCGGTGCAACCGCAGCAGCCGGCCGTCGTCACTCGCAACCCGACATTCGCCGTGGTTGTAGGGGAATCGCGCATTCTCCAGGTCAATGGGCTGGTGAGGGTAGCGGTTGCTGACCCCAACATCGCCGACGTGGTGGTGGTGTCAAAGACCGAGGTCATCGTAAACGGCAAGGCTGAAGGACGAACAACCCTCCACGTTTGGGATGCGCAGGGTCGATCCAGTTACGACGTGCGCGTATGCGTCGACAACGCGGACGTCGTGCGTGAGATCGAGGAGACCATCGGGATAAGCGGCGTTAAGGCCAGGTTCGCCAGGTCGACGCTCCTCCTCGATGGGGTGGTCGAGACTGACGCCGATTCAGAGAGGGCAGAGCGCATTGCAAGGGCATATGCGGACAAAGTCCTTAATCTCCTGACTGTCAGGCGACCCACCCTTCCCCCGGAGCCTCCGGTTATCGCTGCCTCGGAGGTCCAGGCCGCTATTGGCGTGCCAGGCGTTTCAGTGCGAGTTCTGAAGGATGCCGTGATCCTGGAAGGGAACGTGGAAAATCCCCTCGACTCGGATCGCGCCGAGAAGATAGCGAGGATCTTCTCAAACCAGGTTCTGAACTTCATTGTAGTGACCCCGCCCTCTCCTAGCGACGAGGCGGTCGCAGAAGGCAAGCCGGCGCCCGCGTCGCCACCGAGCGCGCAGGGCGTTGGCGCGCCCCTCCCCCCGCAACCGCAACAAGCTGGTCCTCAGACAGCGGTGGACACGAGCGGTGGCGGAGCCGCAGGGGAGGCCGTGGCGGCAGCAGGAGCCGAAAAGGCGGAGACGCCCCGGGAGGCTAAGCCTAGCGCCGCTGGTGCCGCTGCTGAGAGGGTGGACTCCGACGCGGCGTTGCGAGATGCCATAGTGGCAGCGGTACGAGACCCGGCCGTGGAGGTCACTGTGGTCAAGGGCAAGGTGCTTCTCGAGGGGCTGGTGTCGAGCGACTACGCGAAGCTCCGGGCGGAGACAGTCGCAAGGCTCTATGCCTCCAACGTCGTCAGCATCATCCGCGTTGAGGAGCCCGAGCCAGCGCCAGTGGCATCAGTGCCACCGGCGGCTTCCACGTCAACGCCCACGGCGCTAGGGTCCGCGCCCGCGCCTGCGCCTGCACCCGAATCTGGCGCGGAGCCAGCGGCTCCCGCGACACGACCTGAACCATCGCTCGAGGATAGGGTGAGCGCGTTCATCAACTTGCCCACAGTGTCGGTGCGGTCGGTAGACGGTAAACTTCTTCTTGAAGGCACCGTGCCTTCGCAAAGTGAGCTCGAGAGGGTCGGGAAGATAGCCGCCATGTTCAGCAAGGACGTAGTGAACCTCGTCGAGATGACCGATCCTTTACAGGTGCTTCTGCAAGCGAACGTGGTCGAGGTTAACAGGGACGCCCTCAAAAACCTCGGTGTAACGTGGGGCGGAGTGAACGGCGAACGAATCGAGCCCGGGTCGTTCCTGTTCGGGGAGGTGAGCTTTCCACCTCTCCCGCCCCTGCCCACGGATGTGACCACCTGGGAGGCATGGCGGCAACTCATTCCGCACGGCAGTCCCATCGAGGAGATCTGGAGACTCAGCCCGATTAGGGCTGTGCTTGACCTCCTCGTGAACGAGAACGCCGCCAAGGTGCTCGCGGCCCCGTCGCTGCTCACCCTGAGTGGGGAACAAGCTGACTTCCTTGTGGGTGGTGAGATTCCGGTGTACGTCGGGCAGAGCGACGGCAAGATCGCATTCGAGTGGCGGCCATACGGCATCAAGCTGACCATGCTGCCGGTGGTTGACTCGAGAGGCCGGATCGCAATAGACGTCCAACCGGAGGTGTCGTCCCTTGACTGGAACAACGCCCTTGACGTGGGGGACGCCGTGATTCCCGCGCTCAAAGTAAGGCGTGCCTCGACTCACCTCATTGTCGATGACGGGGCTACCATCGCCATCGGCGGGCTCCTTCAGAACAATGACGCAAAGATCGTGAACAAGATCCCGATTCTCGGAGACATCCCCATCATCGGCTCGCTCTTCAAGAGCGAGAAGTTTGAGAGGGGAGAGTCGGAGCTCGTGATCTTGATTACAACGAAAGTGGTGAAGACAGGAGAGCCCGTTACCCGCGACATGATGCTGCAACCCACGCCACCGGTGTCTGCGGAGGAATCGTCGCCGCCTGCGTCTGCGTCCGGGGGATCCGGGAGGTGACGGCCATGCCGGAAGAGAGAATCAAGATCCTCATAGTGGACGATGTGGCCGAGACCCGTGAGAACCTCAGGAAGCTGCTGTCGTTCGGGCAGGGGTTCATCGTGGCAGGCGAGGCCGAGAACGGCAAGGAGGCGATCGCTCTAGCGAAGAGGCTCAGGCCCGATGTGATCCTCATGGACATCAACATGCCGGTGATGGGCGGCATAGAGGCGACCGAGGCGATCTCCGTGGAGGTTCCGACCACCACTGTCATCATCATATCGGTGCAGGGGGAGTCGGAGTATCTTCGAGAGGCGATGGCGGCCGGTGCACGGGACTACCTCATAAAGCCCTTTTCCAGTGACGATCTCATCAACACGATTCGACGGGCGTACGAGATGGACGCCAAGCGGCGGGCAAGGTTCGCGCCTGTGCCGATAGCCCAGCGTAAGGAGGGGAAGATCGTCGCGGTATTCAGCACGAAGGGCGGCGTGGGGAAGACCACCATAGCCACCAACCTCGCGGTCGAGCTCGCAAGCCATAGCCACAAGAACGTGGTGTTGATGGACCTGGACCTTCAGTTTGGCGACGTGGCCATCATGCTCGACACGGTTCCGATCAGGACCATTGCCGACATCGCGAAGGAAGACGAGATCGATTCGGAGCTCGTGGAGGCGTGCCTAGTCACTCACAAATCGGGGGTTAGAGTGCTCTCATCGCCATTGCGTCCGGAGCAGGCGGAGATAGTCAACGCCAAGCACGTCGAGGCCATTCTAACGCTCCTTGCCGAAGCCTACGATTTCATAGTCGTGGATATGCCGCAGGGGCTAAACGACACCACCCTTGCGGCGCTCGACGCGGCTGACAAGATCTTGCTTGTCACGACGCTCGAGCTTCCGGCCATCAAGAACGCCAGGCTATGCCTGGAGATCATGGACGCCCTGGGATACGACGAAGACAAGGTCAAGCTCGTCGTGAATCGCTCTTCGCGGGACATCGGCCTTAGCATAGACGAGACCGAGAAGACCCTGCGCAGGCCGGTGGACGTTCACATCCCGAGCGATGGCAGGGTTGTCGTGCCATCTGTCAACAAAGGCGTGCCGTTTGTGACTAGCGCCCCGTCGGCGAGGATATCGCAGACCATACGCGATCTCGCGCAGGCGATCGGCGCCGGTGACGGCGATGACGCGGTCCCGGACGCGCTGGCGGGTCGCAAGGTCGCGGCGGCAGGCGGTGGCCAGGCAGACATAGTTGCGATGGCGGCTACGGAAGGCCACAGCGCAGGCGCGAGGCGACGTCTCGGGATCTCAGGGCGGATCTTCAGCATTTTCACGGGTGGGTGAGCGTGACCCATGTCACTTCAGGCACGGTTGGAGAAAGCGCGGCAAGTGCAAAGCGTGCAACAGGTGAAGCAGGGACAGGCAAAGCCGGTGCAGGCGGGTTTGGCGCCAGTGCGGGGCGGGCAAGGACCGCTGCATGCCGCCGCTCAGGCGGAGGACAGGGTGCTCCGGGTGCTGGACTCGGCGCGATTGGACGGCGGGTCGGCGGCTGTGCAAGTCGAATCCGGGCCCGTCATGCCGCGCGAGGACCCGTACGCAGCTCTTAAAGAGAAAATCCATGAGAGGCTCGTAAAGGAGATAGACAAGGAGCTGCTCCGGAAGACCGACTCTCCGGCGGACCGACAGAAGCTGGCCAGCGAAGTGGAGGTGGTGGCGTCCAAGGTCCTCGATGAGGAACCCCTGCCTCTCATTCGCTCCGAGCGAGCACAGGTGATCTCCGAGGTCATCGACGATGTGCTCGGTCTCGGGCCCATAACCCCGCTCCTCGAAGATGACTCGGTGTCAGAGATAATGGTCAACGGCCCGAACAATGTGTATGTGGAGCGTGGCGGGAGGATAGAGCGGGCGAGAGTGTGCTTCCGCAGCGCGGACCATGTGATGCACATAATAGAAAGGATCGTGTCACCTCTTGGTCGGCGGATTGACGAGGCCAGCCCGATGGTGGACGCAAGGCTCCCGGACGGGTCCCGGGTGAACGCGATCATCCCCCCGCTGTCGCTGGTTGGTCCTTGCATCACCATCCGGAAGTTCTCG from Bacillota bacterium harbors:
- the cpaB gene encoding Flp pilus assembly protein CpaB, whose translation is MKGGKFTIALALIPGLLAAVMTYVYVNNAAKPKPVEVKNVPVVAAKATIPPRTKITPDMIYVREMPESAIHARTARAAEQVVGLFTKYEILEGEPIIMDRLFGQNEPVGLASSVPRDKRAVTIPVNEVVGVAGFVKPGDRVDVVATVDGTDETGDMAFTVLQDVEVLAVAQDTEDTSQGKAKVSTSVTLAVTPSEAEKLALAEDMGQLRLALRPVVASTTKSSGIVARDLLKEVKGWSPPKSASESTPRSGAPVVSPGDTSQGPAVTITRQAPPTPVAHGPSSLPSQLAEKPISEPEVVEVIKGTQRTFVTLSDGGEATKQ
- a CDS encoding BON domain-containing protein, coding for MIGTHLSLGTRRNRLLALALIVLASATLAVAASPVAASAAPATPGGLETQTQPAQQSGQAQQAVQPQQPAVVTRNPTFAVVVGESRILQVNGLVRVAVADPNIADVVVVSKTEVIVNGKAEGRTTLHVWDAQGRSSYDVRVCVDNADVVREIEETIGISGVKARFARSTLLLDGVVETDADSERAERIARAYADKVLNLLTVRRPTLPPEPPVIAASEVQAAIGVPGVSVRVLKDAVILEGNVENPLDSDRAEKIARIFSNQVLNFIVVTPPSPSDEAVAEGKPAPASPPSAQGVGAPLPPQPQQAGPQTAVDTSGGGAAGEAVAAAGAEKAETPREAKPSAAGAAAERVDSDAALRDAIVAAVRDPAVEVTVVKGKVLLEGLVSSDYAKLRAETVARLYASNVVSIIRVEEPEPAPVASVPPAASTSTPTALGSAPAPAPAPESGAEPAAPATRPEPSLEDRVSAFINLPTVSVRSVDGKLLLEGTVPSQSELERVGKIAAMFSKDVVNLVEMTDPLQVLLQANVVEVNRDALKNLGVTWGGVNGERIEPGSFLFGEVSFPPLPPLPTDVTTWEAWRQLIPHGSPIEEIWRLSPIRAVLDLLVNENAAKVLAAPSLLTLSGEQADFLVGGEIPVYVGQSDGKIAFEWRPYGIKLTMLPVVDSRGRIAIDVQPEVSSLDWNNALDVGDAVIPALKVRRASTHLIVDDGATIAIGGLLQNNDAKIVNKIPILGDIPIIGSLFKSEKFERGESELVILITTKVVKTGEPVTRDMMLQPTPPVSAEESSPPASASGGSGR
- a CDS encoding response regulator, whose translation is MPEERIKILIVDDVAETRENLRKLLSFGQGFIVAGEAENGKEAIALAKRLRPDVILMDINMPVMGGIEATEAISVEVPTTTVIIISVQGESEYLREAMAAGARDYLIKPFSSDDLINTIRRAYEMDAKRRARFAPVPIAQRKEGKIVAVFSTKGGVGKTTIATNLAVELASHSHKNVVLMDLDLQFGDVAIMLDTVPIRTIADIAKEDEIDSELVEACLVTHKSGVRVLSSPLRPEQAEIVNAKHVEAILTLLAEAYDFIVVDMPQGLNDTTLAALDAADKILLVTTLELPAIKNARLCLEIMDALGYDEDKVKLVVNRSSRDIGLSIDETEKTLRRPVDVHIPSDGRVVVPSVNKGVPFVTSAPSARISQTIRDLAQAIGAGDGDDAVPDALAGRKVAAAGGGQADIVAMAATEGHSAGARRRLGISGRIFSIFTGG